In Oryza glaberrima chromosome 8, OglaRS2, whole genome shotgun sequence, the following are encoded in one genomic region:
- the LOC127781268 gene encoding probable lipoxygenase 8, chloroplastic — MLRPQLNPSSSHHHTTTTSSSSSTQLYFASSSCITSLRRPSPPSLIAGAGCRTTRRRQQGRQRVVVRCASSSAASSASEAARRGTGSSDMAPAAVVKVKAVATIKVTVEGLLNSLRPSKAIDNIRDLIGRSLFLELVSSELEAKTGKKKATVHSYAHKVDDDDHGVVTYEADFDVPTGFGPIGAVVVTNELGQEMFLEDLNLTAGDGAGNSTVLPIRCNSWVQPKSSIDEGTPGKRIFFAKAYLPGQTPAGLRSYREEDLKQKRGNGAGQREADDRVYDYDVYNDLGNPDSNGDLARPVLGGSKQFPYPRRCRTGRPPSKKDPKSETRKGNVYVPRDEEFSEVKNAQFLLKTLQSVLHAAVPAAQSALIDNLSLNLPFPSFFVIDKLFEDGVELPGVEKLGFLHSIVPRLLELLRDSPGDKILLFDTPANVQKDKFAWLRDEEFARETLAGINPYAIELVREFPLKSKLDPAVYGPAESAITADLLEEQMRRVMTVEEAISQKRLFMLDFHDLFLPYVHKIRSLKHTTMYGSRTIFFLTDDGTLRLLAIELTRPASPSQPQWRQVFTPSTDTTKSWLWRMAKAHVRAHDAGHHELITHWLRTHCAVEPYIIAANRQLSEMHPIYQLLHPHFRYTMRINALARSRLISAAGIIELSFSPQKYSMELSSVAYDKLWRFDMEALPADLVRRGMAEEDPTAEHGLRLAIEDYPFANDGLLIWDAIKTWVQAYVARFYPDADSVAGDEELQAFWTEVRTKGHGDKKDAPWWPKLDSPESLAHTLTTIVWVAAAHHAAVNFGQYDFGGYFPNRPSIARTVMPVEEPVDAAAMERFLDNPDQALRECFPSQVQATVVMAVLDVLSTHSTDEEYLGGEQTRPWNSDAAVQAAYAGFTARLKEIEGVIDGRNKDRKLKNRCGAGILPYQLMKPFSDAGVTGMGIPNSTSI, encoded by the exons ATGCTGCGTCCCCAGCTCAATCCATCGTCCAGCCACCACcatacgacgacgacgagcagcagcagcagcacgcagCTGTACTTCGCCTCCTCGTCGTGCATCACTAGCcttcgccggccgtcgccgccgtcgctgatCGCCGGTGCCGGCTGCCGGACGACGCGGCGGAGACAGCAGGGTAGGCAGCGAGTTGTTGTGAGGTGcgcgtcctcgtcggcggcatcatcggcgtcggaggcggcgaGAAGAGGGACCGGCAGTTCGGacatggcgccggcggcggtggtgaaggTGAAGGCGGTGGCGACGATCAAGGTCACCGTCGAAGGGCTTCTCAACAGCCTGAGGCCGTCGAAGGCGATCGACAACATCAGGGATCTCATCGGAAGGTCGCTCTTCCTCGAGCTCGTCAGCTCCGAGCTTGAAGCGA AGACAGGGAAGAAGAAGGCAACGGTGCATAGCTACGCGCACaaggtggacgacgacgaccatggCGTCGTCACCTACGAGGCCGACTTCGACGTGCCGACCGGCTTCGGCCCCATCGGCGCCGTCGTGGTCACCAACGAGCTCGGGCAGGAGATGTTCCTCGAGGACCTCAACCtcaccgccggcgatggcgccggcaaCTCCACCGTCCTCCCCATCCGCTGCAACTCCTGGGTCCAGCCCAAGTCCAGCATCGACGAGGGCACGCCTGGCAAGCGCATCTTCTTCGCCAAG GCTTATCTGCCGGGCCAAACTCCGGCGGGTCTCCGGAGCTACCGGGAGGAGGACCTCAAGCAGAAGCGCGGCAATGGCGCTGGCCAGAGGGAGGCCGACGACCGCGTCTACGACTACGACGTGTACAACGACCTCGGCAACCCCGACAGCAACGGTGACCTCGCCCGCCCCGTCCTCGGCGGCAGCAAGCAGTTCCCTtaccctcgccgctgccgcactGGCCGCCCCCCTTCCAAGAAag ACCCGAAGTCGGAGACGAGGAAGGGGAACGTGTACGTGCCGAGGGACGAGGAGTTCTCGGAGGTGAAGAACGCGCAGTTCTTGCTCAAGACGCTGCAGTCGGTGCTccacgccgccgtgccggcggcGCAGTCGGCGCTCATCGACAATCTGAGCCTGAACCTGCCGTTCCCGTCCTTCTTCGTCATCGACAAACTGTTCGAGGACGGCGTCGAGCTTCCCGGCGTCGAGAAGCTCGGCTTCCTCCACAGCATCGTGCCCCGCCTGCTCGAGCTCCTCCGCGACAGCCCCGGCGACAAGATCCTCCTCTTCGACACTCCGGCCAACGTCCAAA AGGACAAGTTCGCATGGCTCAGAGATGAGGAGTTCGCGAGGGAGACGCTCGCTGGCATCAACCCGTACGCCATCGAGCTCGTCAGG GAATTTCCGCTAAAGAGCAAGCTCGACCCGGCGGTGTACGGTCCGGCGGAGTCGGCGATCACCGCCGATTTGCTGGAGGAGCAGATGAGGCGCGTGAtgacggtggaggaggcgatcAGCCAGAAGAGGCTGTTCATGCTCGACTTCCATGACCTCTTCTTGCCGTATGTGCACAAGATCCGGTCGCTGAAGCACACCACCATGTACGGCTCGCgcaccatcttcttcctcaccgACGACGGCACGCTGCGGCTGCTCGCCATCGAGCTCACCCggccggcctcgccgtcgcagccgcagTGGCGGCAGGTGTTCACCCCGTCCACGGACACCACCAAGTCGTGGCTGTGGCGGATGGCCAAGGCCCACGTCCGCGCCCACGACGCCGGCCACCACGAGCTCATCACCCACTGGCTTCGCACGCACTGCGCGGTGGAGCCGTACATCATCGCGGCGAACCGGCAGCTCAGCGAGATGCACCCCATCTACCAGCTGCTGCACCCGCACTTCCGGTACACGATGCGGATCAACGCGCTCGCGCGCTCCAGGCTGATCAGCGCCGCCGGCATCATCGAGCTCTCGTTTTCGCCGCAGAAGTACTCCATGGAGCTCAGCTCCGTCGCCTACGACAAGCTCTGGCGCTTCGACATGGAGGCGCTccccgccgacctcgtccgccgcgGCATGGCCGAGGAGGACCCCACGGCGGAGCACGGCCTCAGGCTCGCCATCGAGGACTACCCGTTCGCCAACGACGGCCTCCTCATCTGGGACGCCATCAAGACCTGGGTCCAGGCGTACGTCGCGCGGTTCTACCCCGACGCCGacagcgtcgccggcgacgaggagctccAGGCGTTCTGGACCGAGGTGCGCACCAAGGGGCACGGCGACAAGAAGgacgcgccgtggtggccgaagCTGGACTCGCCGGAGAGCCTCGCCCACACGCTGACCACCATCGTCTGGGTCGCGGCGGCGCACCACGCCGCCGTCAACTTCGGGCAGTACGACTTCGGCGGCTACTTCCCCAACCGGCCGTCCATCGCGCGCACGGTCATGCCGGTGGAGGAGcccgtggacgccgccgccatggagagGTTCCTGGACAACCCGGACCAGGCGCTCCGCGAGTGCTTCCCGTCGCAGGTGCAGGCAACGGTGGTGATGGCGGTGCTCGACGTGCTGTCCACCCACTCCACCGACGAGGAGTACCTCGGCGGCGAGCAGACGAGGCCGTGGAACAGCGACGCGGCGGTGCAGGCGGCGTACGCTGGGTTCACAGCTCGGCTCAAGGAGATCGAGGGCGTCATCGACGGCCGGAACAAGGACAGGAAGCTCAAGAATCGGTGCGGCGCCGGCATCCTGCCGTATCAGCTGATGAAGCCCTTCTCCGACGCCGGCGTCACCGGCATGGGCATCCCCAACAGCACATCCATCTGA
- the LOC127782940 gene encoding beta-glucosidase 27: protein MRWLLLALFLVALVSNGAAVHGAFNRFSFPEDFIFGTGSAAYQYEGAVNEGGRGPSIWDTYAHIPGKVEDGSNGDVAVDFYHRYKEDLNFVTDMNMDAFRFSIAWSRILPNGTISGGINKEGIAFYNSLINEVISRGLKPFVTIFHFDTPQALEDKYRSFLSENIVKDFVDYADVCFREFGDRVKSWNTFNEPMIFCAGGYGSGTKAPGRCSPYVSKKCAPGDSGNEPYVAGHNLLLAHAEAVRLYRQKYQATQKGQIGITQVSHWFVPYSDAAADKHAVRRSLDFMYGWFMDPIVFGDYPGTMRKLVGDRLPKFTAEQSELVKGSYDFIGLNYYTTNYAKSVLRRPSKLKPAYATDNWVNQTAYRNGVPIGPPAFTKIFFTYAPGLRELLLYTKRKYNDPDIYIAENGTDEANNSTIPIAEALKDDNRISFHYQHLRFTQLAIKEGVKVKGYFTWTFMDDFEWGDGYTGRFGLIYVDRETLKRYRKKSSYWFADFLKR from the exons ATGCGTTGGCTTCTCCTTGCCCTGTTCTTGGTTGCTCTGGTGAGcaacggcgccgccgtccatggCGCCTTCAACAGGTTCAGCTTCCCGGAGGACTTCATCTTCGGCACCGGCTCCGCGGCTTATCAG TACGAAGGCGCTGTGAACGAAGGCGGCAGAGGGCCGAGCATCTGGGACACGTACGCTCACATTCCAG GCAAAGTTGAAGATGGTAGCAACGGGGATGTAGCAGTGGACTTTTACCATCGCTACAAG GAGGATCTGAACTTCGTGACCGACATGAACATGGACGCCTTCCGTTTCTCCATTGCTTGGAGCAGGATCCTGCCAA ATGGAACCATCAGTGGAGGAATCAACAAAGAGGGGATTGCTTTCTACAACAGCCTGATTAACGAGGTCATATCTAGAG GGTTGAAGCCATTTGTCACCATCTTCCATTTCGACACCCCACAGGCTCTGGAGGACAAATACCGGAGCTTCCTCAGTGAAAACATTGT GAAGGATTTCGTGGACTATGCGGACGTGTGCTTCCGTGAGTTCGGCGACCGGGTGAAGTCATGGAACACGTTCAACGAGCCGATGATCTTCTGCGCCGGCGGCTACGGCTCCGGCACCAAGGCCCCCGGCCGCTGCTCGCCGTACGTCTCCAAGAAATGCGCCCCCGGCGACTCCGGCAACGAGCCGTACGTCGCCGGCCACAACCTGCTGCTCGCCCACGCCGAGGCCGTCCGCCTCTACCGCCAAAAGTACCAG GCGACGCAGAAGGGGCAGATCGGCATCACGCAGGTGTCGCACTGGTTCGTGCCCtacagcgacgccgccgccgacaagcaCGCCGTCAGgcgcagcctcgacttcatgtACGGATG GTTCATGGACCCGATCGTGTTCGGCGACTACCCGGGCACCATGAGGAAGTTGGTCGGTGACCGGCTGCCCAAATTCACAGCCGAGCAGTCGGAGTTGGTGAAGGGATCCTACGACTTCATCGGCCTCAACTACTACACCACCAACTACGCCAAGAGCGTTCTACGACGCCCGAGCAAGCTCAAACCCGCCTACGCTACTGACAACTGGGTAAATCAAACAG CTTACCGCAACGGCGTCCCGATCGGTCCGCCG GCTTTTACCAAGATCTTCTTCACCTACGCGCCGGGTCTGCGTGAGCTGCTTCTGTATACCAAGAGGAAGTACAATGACCCTGACATCTACATTGCAGAGAACG GCACCGACGAGGCGAACAACAGCACGATCCCTATCGCCGAGGCGCTCAAGGATGACAACCGAATATCCTTCCACTACCAGCATCTCCGCTTCACTCAGCTCGCAATCAA GGAAGGGGTGAAGGTGAAAGGCTACTTCACGTGGACGTTCATGGACGACTTCGAGTGGGGCGACGGCTACACCGGCCGCTTCGGCCTCATCTACGTCGACCGCGAAACTCTCAAGAGGTATCGCAAGAAGTCCAGCTACTGGTTCGCTGACTTCCTCAAGCGATga